One window of the Prochlorococcus marinus XMU1411 genome contains the following:
- a CDS encoding NAD(P)H dehydrogenase assembly family protein translates to MKYQINDKVKLIAPVSYLKTSDNMPMLRPPDLVAIDEIGEILSIKSPDTVEVKFRRGSFLIDIDKIEKN, encoded by the coding sequence ATGAAATACCAAATTAACGATAAGGTTAAGTTGATTGCGCCAGTCTCTTACCTTAAAACTTCAGATAACATGCCTATGTTAAGACCACCTGATCTAGTGGCAATTGATGAAATTGGGGAAATCCTATCAATCAAATCCCCAGATACTGTTGAAGTAAAGTTTAGAAGAGGTTCGTTTTTAATCGATATTGATAAGATTGAGAAAAACTAA
- the ftsH gene encoding ATP-dependent zinc metalloprotease FtsH yields the protein MNQKFKTLILWALPILLVIALSYQFLSSSNVDSLKSNGTTVAPRNSAVARVSYGRFLDYINSGRVTSVDIFEGGRNAVIETIDSDLDNKVQRLRVDLPGLTPELINILKNEGISFDVHPVKTAPPALGILGNLLFPAILIGGLILLARRSNGMPGGPGQAMQFGKTKARFAMEAETGVVFDDVAGVNEAKQDLQEVVTFLKKPEKFTSVGARIPKGVLLVGPPGTGKTLLAKAIAGEAGVPFFSLSGSEFVEMFVGVGASRVRDLFKRAKENSPCLIFIDEIDAVGRQRGAGIGGGNDEREQTLNQLLTEMDGFEGNSGIIIIAATNRPDVLDSALMRPGRFDRQVTVDAPDIKGRLSILEVHARNKKLQEDLTLESIARRTPGFTGADLANLLNEAAILTARRRKDSISISEIDDSVDRIVAGMEGSPLTDGRSKRLIAYHEVGHALIGSLVKAHDPVQKVTVIPRGQAKGLTWFTPDDEQTLVSRAQLKARIMGALGGRAAEDVVFGEGEITTGAGGDFQQVASMARQMVTRFGMSNLGPIALESGNQEVFVGRDLMTRSEVSDSISKQIDESVRVMVKECYKETYDIVSKNREAMDRIVDLLIEKETLDGEEFVSILSKFTKIPEKERTPQLLS from the coding sequence ATGAATCAGAAATTTAAAACATTAATTTTATGGGCATTACCTATACTTTTAGTAATAGCACTTTCTTATCAATTTTTATCTTCAAGCAATGTTGATTCGCTGAAATCTAATGGGACTACTGTTGCACCAAGAAATTCTGCTGTAGCAAGAGTTAGTTACGGCAGATTTTTAGATTACATTAATTCAGGAAGAGTTACATCTGTTGATATTTTTGAGGGAGGCAGAAATGCAGTTATAGAGACAATAGATTCAGATTTAGATAATAAAGTCCAAAGGTTACGTGTAGATCTTCCTGGCTTAACACCAGAACTTATAAATATCTTAAAAAACGAAGGGATCAGTTTTGATGTTCATCCAGTTAAAACAGCTCCTCCTGCATTAGGAATTTTGGGTAATTTACTTTTCCCAGCTATCTTAATTGGAGGTTTAATTTTGTTAGCAAGGAGGTCAAATGGTATGCCTGGAGGACCTGGCCAGGCAATGCAGTTTGGAAAAACAAAGGCAAGATTTGCAATGGAAGCTGAAACAGGAGTTGTTTTCGATGATGTTGCAGGTGTTAATGAAGCCAAGCAGGATTTGCAAGAAGTTGTCACTTTTCTGAAAAAACCAGAAAAATTTACTTCCGTTGGAGCAAGGATTCCGAAAGGCGTTTTATTAGTTGGCCCTCCTGGTACTGGTAAAACCCTTTTAGCAAAAGCAATTGCAGGTGAAGCAGGTGTACCATTTTTCTCACTATCAGGTTCTGAATTTGTTGAAATGTTTGTTGGGGTTGGTGCTAGTAGAGTTAGAGACCTATTCAAAAGAGCTAAAGAGAATAGTCCTTGTTTAATATTTATTGATGAAATCGATGCTGTCGGAAGGCAAAGAGGTGCAGGTATTGGAGGAGGCAATGATGAGAGAGAACAAACTCTCAACCAATTACTTACTGAAATGGATGGCTTCGAAGGTAATAGTGGGATAATAATAATTGCAGCCACAAACAGACCCGATGTTCTAGATTCAGCTTTAATGAGACCAGGCAGATTTGATAGACAAGTAACTGTAGATGCACCTGATATCAAGGGCAGACTATCAATATTAGAAGTTCATGCTAGGAATAAGAAACTTCAAGAGGATTTAACACTTGAAAGCATTGCGAGAAGAACACCTGGGTTTACTGGAGCAGATTTAGCAAATTTATTAAATGAGGCTGCCATTTTAACAGCTAGGAGGAGAAAAGACTCTATTAGTATTTCAGAAATCGATGACTCTGTAGACAGGATTGTCGCAGGAATGGAAGGTTCTCCGTTAACAGATGGAAGAAGTAAGAGATTAATTGCTTATCACGAAGTTGGCCATGCTCTTATCGGTTCACTGGTAAAAGCTCATGACCCTGTTCAAAAAGTGACTGTCATTCCAAGAGGCCAGGCTAAAGGATTAACTTGGTTTACCCCAGACGATGAACAAACCCTTGTTAGCAGGGCTCAATTAAAAGCGAGAATAATGGGTGCTTTAGGAGGAAGAGCTGCTGAAGATGTAGTTTTTGGAGAAGGTGAGATTACAACAGGAGCTGGAGGCGATTTCCAGCAAGTTGCTTCAATGGCACGCCAAATGGTTACCAGATTTGGAATGAGTAATTTAGGTCCGATAGCTTTAGAAAGTGGTAATCAAGAAGTTTTTGTTGGTAGAGATTTAATGACAAGAAGCGAAGTTTCTGATTCAATCTCTAAACAAATAGATGAAAGTGTGAGAGTAATGGTAAAAGAGTGTTACAAAGAAACTTACGATATAGTAAGCAAAAATAGAGAAGCCATGGATAGAATAGTAGATTTACTAATAGAAAAAGAAACACTAGACGGTGAAGAATTTGTAAGTATTCTTTCCAAATTCACCAAAATTCCTGAGAAAGAAAGAACGCCTCAGTTACTAAGTTAA
- a CDS encoding M16 family metallopeptidase, whose protein sequence is MLKKYFLNNKKRNFSTASIWIKGGSDMDSTGKKGINKILCSLLTRGCEGFNNFTLSEYIESYGAELNQEIFEDGISISIKSLNEHFSKLCPLLDLIINKPTLLEIEFQKVKKSSINFLKKDKENPFNICFENWRRIVYSNHPYAFNTNGNANDVLKITYEDVLLEFKNFKSRDRYLISNNLGINGVSIETLLGEKPLEEKSITINHDLSPNSRFDFNNNDSNQTIIMMGNQTCSRRSNEYLPLKVLESYLSYGMSAALFKLFREKHGMTYDLGVYYPIRSGNSPFLIYLSVSNKQALFAFELLSTLWKNLLFNPLTDAEILLAKEKLKGSFLLGSQSLDEILQRKIQLISYGISPISEIDLNSKIKEITSLDILKLTKKYFSKPFLSISGNEKICLEISNRWEKSF, encoded by the coding sequence ATGTTAAAAAAATATTTTTTAAATAATAAAAAAAGAAATTTTTCAACTGCTTCAATTTGGATTAAAGGGGGGAGTGATATGGATAGTACTGGCAAAAAAGGTATAAACAAGATCCTTTGTTCATTACTTACAAGAGGATGTGAGGGTTTCAATAATTTCACTCTTTCGGAGTATATTGAGTCCTATGGCGCAGAATTAAATCAAGAAATATTTGAAGATGGTATTTCAATAAGCATTAAATCCCTAAATGAACATTTCAGCAAATTATGCCCTTTATTAGATTTAATAATTAATAAACCAACTCTCTTAGAAATTGAATTTCAAAAAGTAAAAAAATCCTCAATTAATTTCTTAAAAAAAGATAAAGAGAATCCATTTAATATCTGTTTTGAAAACTGGAGAAGAATTGTTTACTCAAATCATCCTTATGCCTTTAATACAAATGGCAATGCAAATGATGTCTTAAAGATTACCTATGAAGATGTTTTGCTTGAGTTTAAAAATTTCAAAAGTCGCGATAGGTATTTAATTTCAAATAACTTAGGAATAAATGGAGTAAGTATAGAAACATTATTAGGGGAAAAACCCTTAGAAGAAAAATCAATAACTATAAATCACGATTTAAGTCCTAACAGTAGATTTGATTTCAATAATAATGATTCAAATCAAACAATAATAATGATGGGGAACCAAACTTGCTCGCGAAGAAGTAATGAATATTTGCCACTTAAGGTTTTGGAGTCATATTTATCTTATGGAATGAGCGCTGCTTTATTTAAACTTTTTAGAGAAAAACATGGTATGACTTACGATTTAGGTGTTTATTATCCTATTAGAAGTGGGAATAGCCCATTTTTAATTTATTTATCCGTATCTAATAAGCAAGCACTTTTTGCTTTTGAACTTTTGTCAACACTATGGAAAAATTTACTTTTTAATCCGTTGACTGATGCTGAAATACTTTTAGCAAAAGAGAAACTAAAAGGTTCTTTTCTATTAGGTAGTCAATCATTAGATGAAATTTTACAGAGAAAGATACAATTAATTAGTTATGGTATTTCACCAATCTCTGAGATCGATTTAAATTCAAAAATAAAGGAAATAACTTCGTTAGATATTCTTAAATTAACTAAGAAATATTTTTCAAAACCTTTTCTGAGTATTTCTGGAAATGAAAAAATATGTTTAGAAATTTCTAATAGGTGGGAGAAAAGCTTTTAA